A section of the Saccopteryx leptura isolate mSacLep1 chromosome 4, mSacLep1_pri_phased_curated, whole genome shotgun sequence genome encodes:
- the TCIM gene encoding transcriptional and immune response regulator, giving the protein MKAKPSQQDSIMSTSLRVSPSIHGYHFDTASRKKAVGNIFENIDQESLQRLFKNSGDKKAEERAKIIFAIDQDLEEKTRALMALKKRTKDKLLQFLKLRKYSIKVH; this is encoded by the coding sequence ATGAAAGCCAAGCCAAGCCAGCAAGACAGCATCATGTCCACCTCACTGCGGGTCAGCCCGTCCATCCACGGCTACCACTTTGACACAGCCTCGCGTAAGAAAGCCGTGGGCAACATCTTTGAAAACATCGACCAAGAATCCCTACAGAGGCTCTTCAAAAACTCTGGGGACAAGAAAGCAGAGGAGAGGGCTAAGATCATTTTTGCCATTGATCAAGATTTGGAGGAGAAAACACGAGCCCTGATGGCTCTGAAGAAGAGGACGAAAGACAAGCTGTTACAGTTTCTGAAACTGCGGAAATATTCCATCAAAGTTCACTGA